In one Achromobacter spanius genomic region, the following are encoded:
- a CDS encoding phage tail protein yields the protein MAITNLPTPPSRSDPENFPERADAFMAALPGFATEANLLLEQASEAAIAADEDASVASASKNAAAASQNQAAQSAQDADASRQISAEKADDAEASAQLAQQWATKMGAPVEGDGFSAKHYAKLAEAGTGLTVYSAGDVPSENIGPIYIKGQGVAEWDTFASRYEVRSKIAVGTPSWWPLRVSIPAGQIPLDGQVVSRATFPDLAAMVIAGTLPVVAEAAWQSDPTQRGMYTVGDGSTTIRVPDMNGKSAGSLGAVFRRGDGAMSADTNGLIQRDALQNLTGAMTTRSGAGGVGAVVSSSGAFQSATKATGSGIGFIAYAAGDGAGDQTTFDASRVARTAAETRPLNVAGVWTVHAFGAVVNPGSVDAAQLASDLAALDAEFQTLVGQIEFTIIYPNGGSEASPANIAINSQYVLTNPFPGHHVILEPEVLYEGNWGNPGWWSGDANMAGIRATMRNNSIILSTAKNALGIGYPLGGGAFTYTGSTGIGVAGLPARIKVWKVKGAVA from the coding sequence ATGGCTATTACCAATCTTCCGACGCCGCCCAGTCGAAGTGATCCGGAGAATTTCCCGGAACGCGCCGACGCCTTTATGGCAGCGCTGCCGGGATTCGCGACGGAGGCTAATTTGCTACTTGAACAGGCAAGTGAGGCTGCGATTGCGGCAGATGAAGACGCCTCAGTGGCGTCGGCCAGTAAAAATGCTGCGGCTGCGAGCCAGAACCAGGCGGCGCAGTCGGCGCAGGACGCTGATGCCTCCCGCCAAATTTCAGCCGAAAAGGCGGACGATGCCGAAGCAAGCGCGCAACTAGCTCAGCAGTGGGCTACCAAGATGGGCGCTCCGGTCGAGGGAGACGGGTTTTCGGCTAAGCACTATGCCAAACTTGCAGAGGCGGGGACGGGGTTGACCGTGTATTCGGCCGGGGATGTCCCATCTGAAAATATCGGACCCATCTATATCAAGGGCCAAGGTGTTGCTGAATGGGATACCTTCGCTTCGCGTTACGAGGTGCGCTCCAAGATCGCAGTGGGCACGCCATCCTGGTGGCCGTTGCGGGTGTCCATTCCTGCCGGTCAAATCCCCCTGGACGGTCAAGTGGTAAGCCGTGCCACCTTTCCTGATCTCGCTGCCATGGTGATCGCAGGCACGCTACCTGTTGTGGCAGAGGCTGCTTGGCAGAGCGATCCCACGCAACGCGGCATGTACACGGTGGGCGACGGGTCGACCACCATTCGCGTGCCGGATATGAACGGCAAGTCGGCCGGGTCGCTTGGCGCGGTCTTCCGGCGCGGTGACGGGGCTATGTCGGCGGACACGAACGGTCTGATTCAGCGCGACGCTTTGCAAAACCTTACTGGGGCCATGACTACGCGAAGCGGGGCGGGCGGGGTAGGTGCGGTCGTGAGCAGCTCTGGCGCATTTCAAAGTGCGACCAAGGCTACCGGCTCTGGCATCGGGTTCATTGCTTATGCGGCTGGAGACGGTGCGGGCGACCAAACCACGTTTGATGCATCCAGGGTCGCTCGAACTGCCGCCGAAACGCGCCCACTGAACGTTGCCGGTGTTTGGACGGTGCATGCGTTCGGGGCCGTTGTGAACCCCGGCAGTGTGGACGCCGCGCAACTGGCTAGCGATTTGGCGGCTTTGGATGCCGAGTTTCAGACGCTGGTCGGCCAGATTGAATTCACCATCATCTACCCAAATGGCGGGAGCGAGGCGTCGCCTGCGAACATCGCGATCAACTCGCAGTATGTTCTTACCAATCCGTTCCCCGGCCATCACGTTATTTTAGAGCCGGAAGTGTTGTACGAAGGAAATTGGGGAAACCCCGGTTGGTGGAGCGGTGACGCCAACATGGCCGGCATACGCGCCACCATGCGCAACAACTCCATCATTCTTTCCACCGCAAAGAATGCGCTTGGAATCGGCTACCCGCTGGGCGGCGGGGCGTTCACTTATACCGGCTCCACTGGGATAGGTGTAGCTGGGTTGCCCGCCCGGATCAAAGTTTGGAAAGTTAAAGGGGCAGTAGCATGA